A DNA window from Portunus trituberculatus isolate SZX2019 chromosome 47, ASM1759143v1, whole genome shotgun sequence contains the following coding sequences:
- the LOC123520861 gene encoding uncharacterized protein LOC123520861 encodes MERLLRPERFEGSRDTTPAQWTHWLRTFTNFVDSITPAPDKLKLLINYIAPEAYSHISDCTTYAAAIDILKTVYVKPTNVVFARHQLATRSQRPDESINAFVHSLKILSKDCEFKQVTADTYTEEAVRDAFITGLTSPNIRQRLLEKDSLTLSEAIQLARSLDSAQRNAEEYSSPTVPGSLPTAAPVIATTDAVSATPLSPTSQTSAAAAAVSKVGTCYFCGGRRHLRSLCPARQSECRQCGKTGHFAKVCMSRNGWKSRRISSTSAAAALASESLAQRCDHCAHSPADDSPVLASVSTPRCSTIPEIF; translated from the exons ATGGAGAGGTTGCTACGTCCTGAAAGATTTGAAGGCTCCCGTGACACCACTCCTGCACAGTGGACGCACTGGCTCCGCACCTTCACTAACTTTGTGGACTCCATCACACCAGCGCCAGACAAACTGAAATTACTGATCAACTACATCGCGCCTGAAGCTTACTCTCACATATCAGACTGTACTACATACGCTGCAGCCATCGATATTTTGAAGACTGTGTATGTGAAGCCTACGAATGTGGTTTTTGCTAGACATCAGCTGGCTACTCGTAGTCAACGACCAGATGAGTCCATCAACGCCTTCGTCCACTCCCTGAAGATCCTCTCCAAGGACTGTGAATTCAAGCAAGTTACTGCTGACACTTATACTGAAGAAGCAGTTCGCGATGCCTTCATCACCGGCCTTACCTCTCCTAACATACGCCAACGCCTGCTAGAGAAGGATTCGTTGACTCTTAGCGAAGCCATACAACTCGCCAGAAGCCTCGACTCTGCCCAACGCAATGCTGAAGAATACTCGTCTCCTACTGTTCCAGGGAGTCTACCTACTGCTGCTCCCGTTATCGCCACTACTGATGCCGTCTCTGCTACGCCACTCAGCCCTACCTCGCaaacttctgctgctgctgctgctgtttcgaAGGTTGGAACGTGCTACTTCTGTGGAGGTAGGAGACACCTTCGGTCTCTTTGCCCTGCTCGTCAATCTGAGTGTCGACAATGTGGCAAGACGGGACACTTCGCCAAAGTCTGCATGTCGCGAAATGGTTGGAAATCAAGAAGGATCTcctctacttctgctgctgcggCGCTGGCTTCGGAATCACTCGCCCAACGCTGTGATCACTGTGCTCATAGTCCTGCAGATGACTCTCCAGTACTGGCTTCTGTTAGTACTCCTCGATGTTCCACCATTCCT GAAATCTTTTAA